In Promicromonospora sp. Populi, one genomic interval encodes:
- a CDS encoding DUF1990 family protein, which yields MQLTRPDLAQVLERSVPACPTADLGWLDAPPPGARVLRERVVLDQGASLTATADALFGWGIHRGAGLVIAPSGPAEIGTTVVQGVRVGPLWFTAPCRVVDVVREPDEIGFTYATLPHHPETGVEAFRVLRDDGVPSGLVFEIHAVARHDFWGSRILPRVAHRVQDRVTRGYLAAALAVGAR from the coding sequence GTGCAGCTGACCAGGCCGGATCTTGCGCAGGTTCTTGAACGTTCAGTCCCTGCTTGCCCGACGGCGGACCTCGGCTGGCTGGACGCCCCGCCGCCGGGCGCCCGGGTGCTGCGGGAGCGGGTCGTGCTCGACCAGGGCGCGTCGCTCACGGCCACCGCGGACGCGCTGTTCGGCTGGGGCATCCATCGCGGCGCCGGCCTGGTCATCGCGCCGAGCGGCCCGGCGGAGATCGGTACGACGGTCGTGCAGGGTGTGCGGGTGGGCCCGCTCTGGTTCACCGCCCCCTGTCGCGTGGTCGACGTCGTCCGGGAGCCCGACGAGATCGGCTTCACCTACGCCACCCTGCCGCACCACCCGGAGACGGGGGTGGAAGCGTTCCGCGTGCTGCGTGACGACGGCGTCCCGTCGGGTCTCGTCTTCGAGATCCACGCGGTGGCCCGGCACGACTTCTGGGGCTCACGGATCCTGCCGCGGGTGGCCCACCGGGTCCAGGACCGGGTGACGCGCGGTTACCTGGCGGCCGCGCTGGCGGTCGGGGCCCGGTAG
- a CDS encoding GNAT family N-acetyltransferase codes for MSAPTTVHLYSTTTRLGEITLEPVVPARDADLVQEWLAHPSASYWQMADLRVDEVREYLVGIQSRPHEAAWLGRLDGEPVFLTETYDPAHVVLDGVHDAQPGDVGMHLLVAPPATPRHGLTDAVMTAVMRFCFTEAGAARVVVEPDVRNRKIAAKNAAAGFRVLREVDLGHGAHAKRAALSVATRADFVTSALGDGAHLAERLTTEHLTAGHLTPEHMQHAHRHLAAKVLAELAHERLFQPELDATLPGEAPGEAPGTYRLTLDAVSYRFTARRYTLEHWVIDPASIRRTADTGVGGDVALPVDALELITELQPLLQVPDDMLATYLEELSSTLASAAAKRERELDGSTPSVAGLLASAQAASDTHTVAEAFQQTEAAMSEGHPGFVANNGRIGFSLSDYRAYAPERGARMRMLWLAARREHTHLSLAADQTEAGHYGAELSAAERAAFADRLAARGLDSADYLYLPVHPWQWEHRVAITFAADVARGDLVPLGPGSDEYQPQQSIRTMFNRTRPERHYVKVALAIQNMGFLRGLSPAYMRSTPQINDWVANLVANDQTLQGAGFSMLREVAAAGYTGDIYHRAPLNKAQSNPHRKMLAALWRESPLPRLDTGERLVTMASLLHRDASGASFATGLIRQSGIPAEQWLRAYLDAYLYPLVHTLLSYELAFMPHGENLILVLRDGVVRRAIMKDVGEEVAVLGNHPLPDGIARIRSVVSDDEKALAIFTDVFDGVLRHLSGILAEDGVLGEDRFWALVAETIDRHATEHPDLRTGIDLRTERFAHSCLNRLQLRNTLQMVDLANQSESLIYAGTLANPARRRPA; via the coding sequence ATGAGCGCCCCGACCACCGTGCACCTGTACAGCACCACCACCCGGCTCGGCGAGATCACGCTGGAGCCCGTTGTCCCGGCACGCGACGCCGACCTGGTCCAGGAATGGCTCGCGCACCCCTCGGCCTCCTACTGGCAGATGGCCGACCTCCGGGTCGACGAGGTGCGCGAGTACCTGGTCGGCATCCAGTCCCGGCCGCACGAGGCCGCCTGGCTGGGCCGCCTCGACGGCGAGCCGGTGTTCCTGACCGAGACCTACGACCCGGCGCACGTCGTGCTCGACGGCGTCCACGACGCACAACCCGGCGACGTCGGCATGCACCTGCTCGTCGCCCCGCCCGCGACCCCGCGGCACGGCCTCACGGACGCCGTCATGACCGCAGTCATGCGGTTCTGCTTCACCGAGGCCGGCGCCGCCCGGGTCGTCGTCGAGCCCGACGTCCGCAACCGGAAGATCGCCGCGAAGAACGCCGCAGCCGGGTTCCGCGTGCTGCGCGAGGTAGACCTCGGCCACGGCGCGCACGCGAAGCGCGCCGCCCTGAGCGTCGCCACCCGCGCCGACTTCGTGACGTCCGCCCTCGGCGACGGCGCGCACCTCGCCGAACGCCTGACCACTGAACACCTGACTGCCGGGCACCTGACCCCGGAGCACATGCAGCACGCGCACCGGCACCTCGCCGCCAAGGTGCTCGCCGAGCTCGCCCACGAGCGGCTGTTCCAGCCGGAGCTCGACGCCACCCTGCCAGGAGAGGCCCCGGGCGAGGCGCCCGGCACCTACCGCCTCACCCTCGACGCCGTCAGCTACCGGTTCACCGCCCGCCGGTACACCCTGGAGCACTGGGTCATCGACCCGGCGTCCATCCGCCGCACGGCCGACACCGGGGTAGGCGGCGACGTCGCCCTGCCCGTGGACGCGCTGGAGCTGATCACCGAGCTGCAGCCGCTGCTGCAGGTCCCGGACGACATGCTGGCGACCTACCTCGAAGAGCTCTCCTCCACCCTGGCCAGCGCAGCCGCCAAGCGCGAGCGCGAGCTCGACGGGAGCACCCCCTCGGTCGCCGGGCTGCTCGCGAGCGCGCAGGCCGCGTCCGACACGCACACCGTGGCGGAAGCCTTCCAGCAGACCGAGGCCGCCATGTCCGAGGGACACCCCGGCTTCGTCGCGAACAACGGCCGCATCGGCTTCTCCCTGAGCGACTACCGCGCCTACGCCCCCGAACGCGGCGCACGCATGCGCATGCTGTGGCTCGCCGCCCGCCGCGAGCACACCCACCTCTCGCTCGCCGCCGACCAGACCGAAGCCGGCCACTACGGCGCCGAGCTCTCCGCGGCCGAACGGGCCGCCTTCGCCGACCGCCTCGCCGCCCGCGGCCTCGACAGCGCCGACTACCTCTACCTGCCTGTGCACCCCTGGCAGTGGGAGCACCGCGTAGCCATCACGTTCGCCGCCGACGTCGCCCGCGGCGACCTCGTGCCGCTCGGACCCGGATCGGACGAGTACCAGCCGCAGCAGTCCATCCGCACCATGTTCAACCGCACCCGCCCCGAACGGCACTACGTCAAGGTGGCGCTCGCGATCCAGAACATGGGATTCCTGCGCGGCCTCTCCCCGGCCTACATGCGCTCGACCCCGCAGATCAACGACTGGGTGGCGAACCTGGTCGCGAACGACCAGACCCTGCAGGGAGCCGGGTTCAGCATGCTCCGCGAGGTGGCCGCCGCCGGCTACACGGGCGACATCTACCACCGCGCGCCGCTGAACAAGGCGCAGTCCAACCCGCACCGCAAGATGCTCGCCGCCCTCTGGCGCGAGTCGCCCCTGCCCCGGCTCGACACCGGCGAGCGGCTCGTGACCATGGCGAGCCTGCTGCACCGCGACGCGAGCGGAGCCTCGTTCGCGACCGGCCTGATCCGGCAGTCCGGCATCCCGGCCGAGCAGTGGCTGCGCGCCTACCTCGACGCCTATCTCTACCCGCTGGTGCACACCCTGCTCAGCTACGAGCTCGCGTTCATGCCGCACGGCGAGAACCTCATCCTCGTCCTGCGCGACGGCGTGGTGCGCCGCGCCATCATGAAGGACGTCGGCGAAGAGGTCGCCGTGCTGGGGAACCACCCCCTGCCCGACGGCATCGCCCGCATCCGCTCAGTGGTCAGCGACGATGAGAAGGCGCTCGCGATCTTCACCGACGTGTTCGACGGCGTGCTGCGGCACCTGTCCGGCATCCTCGCCGAGGACGGCGTGCTGGGCGAGGACCGGTTCTGGGCGCTGGTCGCCGAGACGATCGACCGGCACGCCACCGAGCACCCGGACCTCAGGACCGGGATCGACCTGCGGACCGAGCGCTTCGCGCACTCGTGCCTCAACCGCCTGCAGCTGCGCAACACCCTGCAGATGGTGGACCTGGCCAACCAGTCGGAGTCGCTGATCTACGCCGGCACCCTCGCCAACCCGGCACGGAGAAGACCGGCATGA
- a CDS encoding alpha/beta fold hydrolase, which yields MILSHDTTGSGPAVLLLHAGVADSRMWGPQRAPLARQRRVIRCDLRGYGDTPLTSEPFDNASDVKTLLGSLGERPVAVVGSSAGGNVALQVASAWPDLVSHLVLLNSAFALPATRSLQRFARREDALLEAGDVEGATELNVATWLGPDADADARELVRTMQRHAFQVQLGAGEDVNQEAGPAIDLAAISAHTLIVSGGQDLDHFRAVANHLAGRIPGAKHTQLGWAGHLPNLERPDEVTALITEFLAEYPA from the coding sequence ATGATTCTCAGCCACGACACGACGGGGTCCGGCCCTGCCGTGCTGCTCCTGCACGCGGGCGTCGCCGACTCCCGGATGTGGGGCCCCCAGCGCGCTCCCCTGGCCCGGCAGCGCCGCGTGATCCGGTGCGACCTGCGTGGTTACGGCGACACCCCGCTGACCAGCGAGCCCTTCGACAACGCGAGCGACGTGAAGACCCTGCTCGGCTCGCTGGGCGAGCGCCCGGTGGCGGTCGTCGGGTCGTCCGCCGGCGGGAACGTGGCGCTCCAGGTGGCCTCCGCGTGGCCGGACCTCGTCTCGCACCTCGTGCTGCTGAACTCCGCCTTCGCCCTGCCCGCCACCCGGTCCCTGCAACGGTTCGCCCGGCGCGAGGACGCGCTGCTGGAGGCCGGCGACGTCGAGGGCGCCACGGAGCTCAATGTCGCCACCTGGCTCGGGCCCGACGCCGACGCCGATGCCCGCGAGCTGGTGCGCACCATGCAGCGCCACGCGTTCCAGGTCCAGCTCGGCGCCGGCGAGGACGTCAACCAGGAGGCCGGCCCGGCGATCGACCTCGCGGCGATCAGCGCCCACACCCTGATCGTCTCCGGCGGCCAGGACCTCGACCACTTCCGCGCCGTCGCGAACCACCTGGCCGGGCGCATCCCCGGCGCCAAGCACACGCAGCTCGGCTGGGCCGGCCACCTGCCCAACCTGGAGCGCCCCGACGAGGTCACGGCGCTCATCACCGAGTTCCTGGCCGAGTACCCGGCCTGA
- a CDS encoding FAD/NAD(P)-binding protein, protein MPRTIAVVGGGAAGVILAAHLLRAAAVSRPVRVLLVDPAETPGRGLPYRTTDPRHTLNAVVARLSAFDDDPGHLLRWCGPARVPAGPGTFLQRADFGRYLTELLPSIDVPEGSALRHVRGSVVDIDDRDGEHGPVALTLADGGILRADSAVLALGTPPPVRLPEYEPWGDRYVADAWSADLDARAAGARRVLVVGTGLTTLDVVTHLHPLLPGARFTAVSRGGTLPAAHAADPLPPAIDVDLCGAVGAAGTPTVLDTALDTVRQRVAAERAAGRDWRAVIDAVRPQVNPAWARLSPEDRVTFQREHARSWENVRHRMSHAMRTHVDRLVADGVLTVGTVAEVRGGDRWDTSAFDLVVGATGLPPLTSPGWNPLVDALLARGALRPHPLGTGLDLTPDAALVDAAGTGHPRLRAMGLARRGLEWECTSVPDLRRQAALLAEDLLADDLLTNVQPADVPLGAHSA, encoded by the coding sequence ATGCCGCGGACCATCGCCGTCGTCGGGGGAGGCGCCGCCGGCGTCATCCTGGCGGCCCACCTGCTGCGCGCCGCAGCCGTCTCCCGGCCCGTACGAGTGCTGCTCGTCGACCCGGCCGAGACGCCCGGCCGCGGGCTGCCCTACCGGACCACCGACCCGCGGCACACGCTCAACGCCGTGGTCGCCCGGCTCAGCGCCTTCGACGACGATCCCGGGCACCTCCTGCGCTGGTGCGGGCCGGCCAGGGTCCCCGCCGGTCCGGGGACGTTCCTGCAGCGTGCCGACTTCGGGCGGTACCTCACCGAGCTGCTGCCGTCGATCGACGTGCCGGAGGGCTCTGCGCTGCGGCACGTGCGCGGCTCGGTGGTCGATATCGACGACCGCGACGGAGAACACGGGCCCGTCGCCCTCACGCTGGCCGACGGCGGCATCCTGCGGGCCGACTCCGCCGTGCTGGCGCTCGGCACTCCCCCGCCGGTACGGCTGCCCGAGTACGAACCGTGGGGCGACCGTTACGTCGCCGACGCATGGTCGGCCGACCTCGACGCCCGCGCGGCGGGCGCCCGTCGGGTCCTGGTCGTGGGCACGGGTCTGACGACGCTCGACGTCGTCACCCACCTGCACCCCCTGCTGCCCGGCGCACGGTTCACGGCGGTCTCCCGTGGCGGCACCCTGCCCGCCGCGCACGCGGCCGACCCGCTGCCGCCCGCGATCGACGTCGACCTGTGTGGTGCCGTCGGCGCGGCCGGTACTCCAACCGTGCTCGACACGGCGCTCGACACGGTGCGCCAGCGCGTCGCGGCCGAGCGTGCAGCGGGCCGGGACTGGCGGGCAGTGATCGACGCGGTCCGGCCGCAGGTCAATCCGGCCTGGGCGCGGCTGAGCCCCGAGGACCGGGTGACGTTCCAGCGCGAGCACGCCCGCTCCTGGGAGAACGTGCGGCACCGCATGTCGCACGCCATGCGCACCCACGTGGACCGCCTGGTCGCCGACGGTGTGCTCACCGTCGGCACGGTCGCCGAGGTGCGCGGCGGGGACCGCTGGGACACCTCCGCGTTCGACCTCGTGGTGGGCGCCACCGGGCTCCCGCCCCTGACGTCGCCGGGCTGGAACCCGCTGGTGGACGCCCTCCTCGCGCGCGGCGCGCTGCGCCCGCACCCGCTCGGCACGGGTCTCGACCTCACGCCCGACGCCGCCCTGGTCGACGCCGCCGGCACCGGCCACCCGCGGCTGCGCGCCATGGGCCTGGCCCGGCGCGGGCTGGAGTGGGAGTGCACGTCGGTCCCGGACCTGCGCCGTCAGGCCGCACTGCTCGCGGAAGATCTCCTCGCGGACGACCTCCTCACGAACGTCCAGCCCGCGGACGTCCCGCTCGGCGCACACTCCGCCTGA
- a CDS encoding lysine N(6)-hydroxylase/L-ornithine N(5)-oxygenase family protein — translation MTAPTTTYDLLGIGIGPFDLGLAALAEPLADVDAVFLDQREAFSWHPGMLIEGTTLQVPFLADLVTMADPTSSYSFLAWLKATGRLYPFYVRESFYPLRAEYDQYCRWVAEQLPSLRWGRRVISVVRVPDPAATADGIGPDGIGPDDGALDGSYLFEVTAQTAYGVEKYCAKHLVLGTGTQPRLPEALSGLDGAGPVVHTSDYLSRRAELAASGSVTVVGSGQSAAEVYRDLLEGCGTGPGEHRVDWVTRSPRFFPMEYTKLTLEMTSPEYTDHYVSLPIEQRDVLGREQRNLYKGISGDLIDDIYDTLYRKSALGAQVPTTLLSDTEVVASRFDADGAGGAGEYVLTLRHAQLGTTAEHRTRAVVAATGYAASVPGFLAPGLVNLDARGRYDVTRNYTVDDDRRIHVVNGEEHTHGVTAPDLGFGAWRNSVILAGITGREPYPIERRTAFQQFGLPDAGLDEIRSDNTSDNKMEAAR, via the coding sequence ATGACCGCCCCGACCACGACCTACGACCTGCTCGGCATCGGGATCGGCCCGTTCGACCTGGGCCTCGCGGCGCTCGCGGAGCCCCTGGCCGACGTCGACGCGGTGTTCCTCGACCAGCGCGAGGCCTTCTCCTGGCACCCGGGGATGCTGATCGAGGGCACCACCCTCCAGGTCCCGTTCCTGGCCGACCTGGTGACGATGGCCGACCCGACGTCGTCGTACTCCTTCCTGGCCTGGCTCAAGGCGACCGGGCGGCTGTACCCGTTCTACGTCCGCGAGTCGTTCTACCCGCTGCGCGCCGAGTACGACCAGTACTGCCGCTGGGTGGCCGAGCAGCTGCCGAGCCTGCGCTGGGGGCGGCGGGTGATCAGCGTCGTGCGCGTGCCGGACCCGGCCGCGACGGCCGACGGCATCGGGCCCGACGGCATCGGGCCCGACGACGGCGCGCTCGACGGCAGCTACCTGTTCGAGGTGACTGCCCAGACCGCCTACGGCGTCGAGAAATACTGTGCCAAGCACCTTGTGCTGGGCACCGGGACCCAGCCGCGGCTGCCGGAAGCCCTGAGCGGGCTCGACGGCGCGGGCCCGGTGGTGCACACCAGCGACTACCTGTCGCGCCGGGCGGAGCTCGCCGCGAGCGGGTCGGTGACGGTGGTCGGCAGCGGGCAGTCCGCGGCCGAGGTCTACCGCGACCTGCTGGAGGGCTGCGGCACCGGGCCGGGGGAGCACCGGGTGGACTGGGTGACCCGCTCGCCGCGGTTCTTCCCGATGGAGTACACAAAGCTGACGCTGGAGATGACGTCGCCCGAGTACACCGACCACTACGTGTCCCTGCCGATCGAGCAGCGCGACGTCCTGGGGCGCGAGCAGCGCAACCTCTACAAGGGCATCAGCGGCGACCTCATCGACGACATCTACGACACCCTCTACCGCAAGTCCGCCCTGGGCGCGCAGGTGCCGACCACGCTGCTCAGCGACACCGAGGTGGTCGCGTCCCGGTTCGACGCCGACGGCGCGGGCGGGGCCGGCGAGTACGTCCTCACGCTCCGCCACGCCCAGCTCGGCACGACGGCGGAGCACCGCACCCGCGCGGTGGTGGCCGCCACGGGCTATGCCGCCTCGGTGCCCGGCTTCCTCGCGCCCGGCCTGGTCAACCTCGACGCGCGCGGCCGGTACGACGTCACCCGCAACTACACGGTCGACGACGACCGGCGCATCCACGTGGTCAACGGCGAGGAGCACACCCACGGCGTGACCGCGCCCGACCTCGGCTTCGGGGCCTGGCGCAACTCCGTGATCCTCGCCGGCATCACGGGCCGGGAGCCGTACCCGATCGAACGCCGGACTGCCTTCCAGCAGTTCGGCCTGCCGGACGCCGGGCTCGACGAGATCCGCAGCGACAACACGAGCGACAACAAGATGGAGGCAGCCCGATGA
- a CDS encoding peptidoglycan recognition family protein produces MRGDDGTVLEVLGPDDVPPANPQAVPEPTVEPAPLAAVNIATRASWGARYQDGDLTLTGLAAEVFVHHSVTAQLSPSASIAAEAEQMRALESVGQSRFGTGISYNVVVFPSGRAYQGVSWNRRGTHTGGRNSTARSICFAGNYETNNPTEAQISTANAIYHVGRQRWWTQGAPLRGHRNVSETACPGQNLYARLDDIRIDLEDFLMALTDEQQRIILVNTGETATRTEQLITKVDRLEADEAARRAAQRNHEAASAARERAMLATIRTLSQSVGVDPEVVMARLDETLNALGDDDEAATPPSA; encoded by the coding sequence ATGAGGGGCGACGACGGCACCGTGCTGGAGGTGCTCGGTCCGGACGACGTGCCCCCCGCCAACCCGCAGGCCGTGCCCGAACCGACGGTGGAGCCCGCGCCGCTCGCCGCGGTAAACATCGCGACGCGCGCCTCCTGGGGCGCCCGGTACCAGGACGGCGACCTGACGCTAACCGGTCTGGCGGCCGAGGTCTTCGTGCACCACTCCGTCACGGCGCAGCTCTCGCCCTCCGCGAGCATCGCCGCCGAGGCGGAGCAGATGCGGGCGCTGGAGAGCGTCGGACAGTCCCGGTTCGGCACCGGGATCTCCTACAACGTGGTCGTCTTCCCGTCCGGGCGGGCCTACCAGGGCGTGAGCTGGAACCGCCGAGGCACCCACACCGGCGGGCGCAACAGCACCGCGCGGTCGATCTGCTTCGCGGGAAACTACGAGACCAACAATCCCACCGAAGCCCAGATCTCGACCGCGAACGCCATCTACCACGTGGGCAGGCAGCGCTGGTGGACCCAGGGCGCGCCCCTGCGGGGGCACCGCAACGTCTCCGAGACCGCATGCCCCGGCCAGAACCTGTACGCGCGCCTCGACGACATCCGGATCGACTTGGAGGACTTCCTCATGGCACTGACCGACGAGCAGCAGCGGATCATTCTTGTGAACACCGGCGAGACCGCGACCCGCACGGAGCAGCTCATCACGAAGGTGGACCGGCTGGAGGCCGACGAGGCCGCCCGGCGCGCAGCCCAACGCAACCACGAGGCCGCGTCGGCGGCGCGGGAACGGGCCATGCTCGCCACGATCCGGACCCTGTCACAGAGCGTCGGGGTCGACCCCGAGGTGGTCATGGCGAGGCTCGACGAGACGCTCAACGCGCTCGGCGACGACGACGAGGCCGCAACACCGCCGTCGGCGTGA
- a CDS encoding D-2-hydroxyacid dehydrogenase family protein, with product MRIAVLDDYQQAAHRFADWASLQADVQFHPEHHADPAGLARALAGVDVVVAMRERTPFTAEVLDLLPDLKLLVTTGRANASIDLAAARARGVVVCGTESPSSATPELTWALILAVARHVPQEDARLRAGGWQHTIGMDLAGRRLGVVGLGRLGTQVARVGAAFGMDAVAWSTNLDPAAAAEAGVRAVSKDELFATSDVVTVHYKLSARSAGIVGRDDLARMKPTALLINTSRGPLVDTGALLEALHAGRIGGAGLDVYDVEPLPADHPLRSAPRTVLTPHLGYVTEDTYATFYPQAVEDIAAWAAGSPVRVLG from the coding sequence ATGCGCATCGCCGTCCTCGACGACTACCAGCAGGCCGCCCACCGTTTCGCCGACTGGGCGAGCCTCCAGGCCGACGTCCAGTTCCATCCCGAGCACCACGCCGACCCGGCCGGGCTCGCGAGGGCCCTCGCCGGCGTCGACGTCGTCGTCGCCATGCGGGAGCGGACGCCGTTCACCGCCGAGGTGCTCGACCTCCTGCCCGACCTGAAGCTGCTGGTGACGACCGGGCGGGCGAACGCGTCGATCGACCTGGCGGCGGCACGCGCCCGGGGGGTGGTGGTGTGCGGGACGGAGTCGCCGTCGTCGGCAACGCCAGAGCTGACCTGGGCGCTGATCCTTGCCGTGGCGCGGCACGTTCCGCAGGAGGACGCGCGCCTGCGCGCGGGCGGCTGGCAGCACACGATCGGCATGGACCTGGCCGGGCGCAGGCTCGGCGTGGTGGGTCTGGGGCGGCTGGGTACCCAGGTCGCCCGGGTCGGCGCGGCGTTCGGGATGGACGCCGTCGCCTGGAGCACCAACCTCGACCCGGCCGCGGCCGCCGAGGCGGGCGTGCGCGCGGTGAGCAAGGACGAGCTGTTCGCCACGTCCGACGTCGTGACGGTGCACTACAAGCTGAGCGCGCGCAGCGCCGGCATCGTCGGCCGGGACGACCTGGCGCGCATGAAGCCCACCGCGCTCCTGATCAACACCTCGCGCGGACCGCTCGTGGACACCGGCGCACTGCTGGAGGCCCTGCACGCGGGCCGCATCGGCGGCGCCGGCCTGGACGTGTACGACGTCGAGCCGCTGCCCGCGGACCATCCGCTGCGCTCGGCCCCACGCACCGTGCTGACGCCGCACCTGGGGTACGTCACCGAGGACACCTACGCCACGTTCTACCCGCAGGCGGTCGAGGACATCGCGGCCTGGGCGGCGGGCAGCCCCGTCCGGGTGCTCGGCTAG
- a CDS encoding GntR family transcriptional regulator, with amino-acid sequence MISIDADSPVPPFEQVRTTLAQQMADRTLPVGTRLPTVRALAAELGIAVNTVARAYRELEAAGLVETRGRAGTFVSAAGNQRLSLAQEAAAQYAETTRALGLGRAEALEIVSAALR; translated from the coding sequence GTGATCAGCATCGACGCCGACTCCCCCGTCCCGCCGTTCGAGCAGGTGCGCACCACGCTCGCCCAGCAGATGGCGGACCGCACGCTGCCCGTCGGCACCCGCCTGCCGACAGTGCGCGCGCTCGCGGCAGAGCTCGGCATCGCGGTCAACACAGTGGCCCGCGCCTACCGGGAGCTGGAGGCGGCGGGGCTCGTGGAGACCCGCGGCCGGGCCGGCACCTTTGTCAGCGCCGCCGGCAACCAGCGCCTTTCCCTGGCGCAGGAGGCCGCGGCGCAGTACGCGGAGACCACCCGCGCGCTCGGCCTCGGCCGGGCCGAGGCGCTGGAGATAGTCTCCGCGGCGCTGCGGTAG
- a CDS encoding pyridoxal-dependent decarboxylase, translating into MPSRLPAVTQPVTSAPAPGARHDTTALLRGATASAYTETVRDVVDDVAARLRAVTQPFSGASRSELQGLVDAVDLDGPPSGTQEALREAADLYAKHTIWFHEPTYAAHLNCPVALPAVGAEAMLAAINTSVDTYDQSTIATLMERRLVDWTAGRIGFPVTGRADGADGIFTSGGTQSNFQALFLAREKARRTGTRLESMRILATAVSHFSVAKSALLLGLPDDAVVAVSTDADGRMSPDALAETLVDIERTGDTVIAVVATAGTTDRGCIDPLGAIADLCDAVGTWLHVDAAYGCGLLVSTTRRHLLAGIDRARSVTVDFHKSFFQPVSSSALIVRERTDLAPVAWHADYLNPPENAEPNQVDKSLQTTRRFDALKLWVTLRALGPDGVGAMVDAVCDLAAAVHQDLAHDNDFRLVGTTDLSTVLFRYQPEGLDAARADALVPQVRRVLFDSGRALVAKTVIDGRPCLKLTLLNPDATLADIRGVLELVRSAAHGLLAGEALAGTEEPPCRDVHPRLARADLDGAGLDHANLDHANLDHTDLDHADLHRTDLTTELDADPDTDGETR; encoded by the coding sequence ATGCCCTCACGCCTGCCCGCAGTGACGCAGCCAGTGACCAGCGCACCCGCCCCGGGTGCGCGCCACGACACGACCGCGCTGCTGCGCGGGGCCACCGCGAGTGCCTATACGGAGACAGTCCGCGACGTCGTCGACGACGTCGCGGCCCGGCTGAGGGCCGTGACACAGCCGTTCTCCGGGGCGAGCCGCTCAGAGCTGCAAGGGCTGGTGGACGCGGTGGACCTCGACGGCCCGCCGTCGGGCACGCAGGAGGCGCTGCGCGAGGCAGCGGACCTGTATGCGAAGCACACGATCTGGTTCCACGAACCCACCTACGCGGCACACCTGAACTGCCCGGTCGCACTGCCTGCGGTGGGCGCCGAGGCGATGCTGGCCGCGATCAACACCTCGGTCGACACCTACGACCAGTCCACGATCGCGACCCTGATGGAGCGTCGCCTCGTGGACTGGACGGCGGGCCGCATCGGGTTCCCGGTCACCGGGAGAGCCGATGGCGCCGACGGCATCTTCACCTCTGGTGGCACCCAGTCCAACTTCCAGGCCCTGTTCCTGGCCCGCGAGAAGGCGCGCCGCACCGGTACCCGCCTGGAGTCCATGCGCATCCTCGCGACGGCCGTGAGCCACTTCAGCGTCGCCAAGTCCGCGCTGCTGCTCGGCCTGCCCGACGACGCAGTGGTCGCCGTCAGCACCGACGCCGACGGCAGGATGAGCCCGGACGCCCTGGCGGAGACCCTCGTCGACATCGAGCGCACCGGCGACACCGTGATCGCCGTCGTCGCGACCGCCGGCACCACCGACCGCGGCTGCATCGACCCGCTCGGCGCGATCGCCGACCTGTGCGACGCCGTCGGCACCTGGCTGCACGTCGACGCCGCCTACGGCTGCGGGCTGCTGGTGAGCACCACGCGCCGCCACCTGCTCGCCGGCATCGACCGCGCCCGCAGCGTCACCGTCGACTTCCACAAGTCGTTCTTCCAGCCCGTGTCCTCCAGCGCGCTGATCGTCCGGGAGCGTACGGACCTCGCGCCCGTGGCCTGGCACGCCGACTACCTCAACCCGCCCGAGAACGCCGAACCCAACCAGGTCGACAAGTCCCTGCAGACCACACGCCGCTTCGACGCGCTCAAGCTGTGGGTCACGCTCCGCGCGCTCGGGCCCGATGGCGTCGGCGCCATGGTGGACGCCGTCTGCGACCTGGCCGCCGCCGTGCACCAGGACCTCGCGCACGACAACGACTTCCGGCTCGTGGGCACCACCGACCTGTCCACCGTCCTGTTCCGCTACCAGCCCGAGGGGCTCGACGCCGCACGCGCGGACGCCCTCGTGCCGCAGGTGCGGCGCGTGCTGTTCGACTCGGGCCGCGCACTGGTGGCCAAGACCGTCATCGACGGCCGCCCCTGCCTCAAGCTCACCCTGCTGAACCCCGACGCCACGCTCGCCGACATCCGGGGCGTGCTGGAGCTCGTCCGCTCCGCCGCGCACGGCCTGCTCGCGGGGGAGGCGCTCGCCGGCACCGAGGAGCCACCCTGCCGCGACGTGCACCCGCGGCTCGCGCGCGCTGATCTGGACGGCGCAGGCCTGGACCACGCGAATCTGGACCACGCGAATCTGGACCACACGGACCTGGACCACGCCGACCTGCACCGCACAGACTTGACCACCGAGCTAGACGCTGACCCGGATACCGACGGAGAGACCAGATGA